In Paludisphaera rhizosphaerae, one DNA window encodes the following:
- a CDS encoding alpha-amylase family glycosyl hydrolase: protein MSRLVRLMVVGCFAITATSEAQSVDRVGPPSWWADASTQRITLLVEGSGLLDATVRVSEGPLRIQRVEAIAGGRALFVDVEIPAGATPGRCVLEVGPSRIPWEIVPRPARKPQPFGSDDVLYLVMPDRFADGDPANNDPPGGDRMYDRKDSHAYHGGDFAGIRKRLPYLADLGVTALWLTPIYRTADTWTESNVDGRPRKMADFHGYAPVDFYGINPRFGTFYEYRSLVDEAHALGIKVIQDQLLGFTGPKHPWRNRPPTDAWLHGPIDHPPQCTFKTETLADPHSREVDRRGVTDGWYYGVLPDLDMRDERVIRYAVQQSLWWTTLFEADGVRLDTFPMVDRTFWRTWHGRLQEVHPGMLVVGEAMCWDAPLLSFFQGGRVGWDSVDPGVQSVFDFPMWGSSQGVFKGKDPVSALAKGLANDHLYPRSDLLVTMLDNHDLPRLASVPGVSPARLRLAAAFLLTSRGIPQLTWGDEIGLPGGLDDRRDFPGGFPSDPRDAFTQAGRTPDEDRLFQTFRALLHLRKTEPALRRGRQTTLVASDDAYVYSRECEGSTVVVAINRGEKPAVLKLPDSFKGSGAVLYGEARWTPQPDGAELEVPAETAAILGYAR from the coding sequence TTGAGCCGCCTCGTCCGGCTGATGGTCGTCGGTTGCTTCGCCATCACGGCGACCTCCGAGGCTCAATCCGTCGACCGCGTCGGCCCGCCTTCCTGGTGGGCCGACGCCTCGACTCAGAGGATAACGCTCCTCGTCGAGGGCTCCGGCCTGCTCGACGCGACCGTTCGGGTCTCGGAAGGCCCGCTCCGCATCCAGCGGGTCGAGGCGATCGCCGGCGGCCGGGCGCTCTTCGTTGACGTCGAGATTCCCGCCGGCGCCACTCCCGGTCGGTGCGTCCTGGAGGTTGGGCCGTCGCGGATCCCCTGGGAGATCGTCCCCCGGCCTGCTCGAAAGCCCCAGCCTTTCGGGTCTGACGACGTCCTCTACCTCGTCATGCCCGACCGTTTCGCCGACGGCGATCCTGCCAACAACGACCCTCCCGGCGGCGATCGGATGTATGACCGGAAGGACTCCCACGCCTACCACGGGGGCGATTTCGCCGGTATCCGCAAACGCCTTCCCTACCTCGCCGACCTCGGCGTGACGGCCCTCTGGCTCACGCCGATCTACCGGACGGCCGACACCTGGACCGAATCGAACGTCGACGGCCGACCCCGGAAGATGGCCGACTTCCACGGCTATGCCCCGGTGGACTTCTATGGGATCAACCCGCGATTCGGGACCTTCTATGAGTACAGGTCGCTCGTCGACGAGGCCCACGCCCTGGGGATTAAGGTGATCCAGGACCAACTCCTGGGCTTCACCGGCCCGAAGCACCCCTGGCGGAACCGCCCTCCGACCGACGCCTGGCTGCACGGCCCGATCGACCACCCGCCGCAGTGCACGTTCAAGACCGAGACCCTGGCCGATCCGCATTCCCGGGAAGTCGACCGCCGAGGCGTGACCGACGGCTGGTACTATGGCGTCCTGCCCGACCTCGACATGCGCGACGAGCGGGTGATCCGCTACGCCGTCCAGCAATCGCTCTGGTGGACGACCCTGTTCGAGGCCGATGGCGTCCGGTTGGACACCTTCCCCATGGTCGACCGCACCTTCTGGCGGACCTGGCACGGTCGGCTTCAGGAGGTCCATCCGGGGATGCTCGTGGTGGGCGAGGCCATGTGCTGGGACGCCCCCCTGCTGAGCTTCTTCCAGGGAGGACGGGTCGGCTGGGACAGCGTAGATCCGGGGGTTCAGTCTGTCTTCGACTTCCCGATGTGGGGGTCTTCGCAGGGCGTGTTCAAGGGGAAAGACCCCGTGTCGGCCCTCGCGAAAGGGCTGGCGAACGACCATCTGTATCCCCGGTCCGACCTGCTGGTCACGATGCTCGACAACCACGACCTGCCTCGCCTGGCGAGCGTCCCCGGCGTCTCCCCCGCGCGGCTCCGGCTGGCGGCGGCCTTCCTGCTGACCTCGCGAGGCATTCCCCAGTTGACCTGGGGCGACGAGATCGGCCTCCCCGGCGGTCTCGACGACCGCCGCGACTTTCCGGGGGGCTTCCCCAGCGACCCCCGCGACGCCTTCACTCAGGCCGGTCGAACGCCCGATGAGGACCGCCTGTTCCAGACCTTCCGGGCCCTCCTCCACCTTCGTAAGACCGAGCCCGCCCTGCGCCGGGGGCGGCAGACGACGCTGGTCGCATCGGACGACGCTTACGTCTACAGCCGCGAATGCGAAGGCTCGACGGTCGTCGTCGCCATCAACCGGGGCGAGAAGCCCGCCGTCCTCAAACTGCCGGACTCGTTCAAGGGCTCGGGTGCTGTGCTGTACGGCGAAGCTCGTTGGACGCCCCAGCCTGACGGGGCCGAGTTGGAAGTCCCCGCCGAGACGGCGGCCATTCTTGGCTACGCCCGCTGA
- a CDS encoding Uma2 family endonuclease, with protein MSLTIPRGVRLIVDSNDFAGLCASNRDLRLEQAADGGLIVMAPASPDSGGRENELSFPLTAWNKGKGLGKVFSPSSGFTFPNAAVRSPDASWIRRERWEALDPRERKRFSHIAPDFVAEIRSPSDGLPDLQAKMAEYIDQGVRLGWLIDPTTQTVEIHRPGRPPERLEKPKALSGEDVLPDFTLELAEILYD; from the coding sequence GTGAGCCTGACGATCCCAAGGGGGGTCCGCCTCATCGTCGACTCCAACGACTTCGCCGGCCTCTGCGCTTCGAACCGAGACTTGCGACTGGAACAGGCGGCCGATGGAGGTCTGATCGTGATGGCGCCGGCTTCTCCCGACAGCGGCGGGCGAGAGAACGAACTCAGCTTCCCGTTGACGGCCTGGAACAAGGGGAAAGGGCTGGGCAAGGTCTTCAGCCCTTCGTCGGGATTCACCTTCCCAAACGCCGCCGTCCGCTCGCCGGACGCCTCGTGGATCCGTCGCGAACGATGGGAGGCCCTCGATCCGCGCGAGCGGAAGCGGTTCTCGCACATCGCCCCCGACTTCGTCGCCGAGATCCGCTCCCCCAGCGACGGCCTCCCCGATCTCCAGGCCAAGATGGCCGAGTACATCGACCAGGGCGTCCGACTCGGCTGGCTGATCGACCCGACCACCCAGACGGTCGAGATCCACCGCCCCGGCCGCCCCCCCGAGCGGCTGGAGAAGCCCAAGGCTCTCTCCGGCGAGGACGTCCTCCCCGACTTCACTCTCGAACTCGCCGAGATCCTCTACGACTGA
- a CDS encoding Uma2 family endonuclease, which yields MQPTTLEAPQPDVATPPGTQHWSLIVPPDVRLRIDAEDFAGLCALNRGLRLELAADGGLTVMAPVSSDSGGQEAELLIQLGIWNRAKQLGKVFSPSSGFTFPNGAIRAPDASWIRRERWEALDPRERKRFSHIAPDFVAEIRSPSDGLPDLQAKMAEYIDQGVRLGWLIDPTTQTVEIHRPGRPPERLEKPNALSGEDVLPDFTLELAEILYD from the coding sequence ATGCAGCCTACGACCCTCGAAGCCCCTCAGCCCGACGTCGCGACGCCTCCCGGCACGCAGCACTGGTCGCTCATTGTGCCGCCCGATGTTCGCCTCAGGATCGACGCCGAGGACTTCGCCGGGCTCTGCGCATTGAATCGAGGCCTGCGATTGGAACTGGCGGCCGACGGAGGACTGACCGTGATGGCTCCCGTTTCTTCAGACAGCGGAGGGCAGGAAGCAGAACTCCTCATCCAGCTCGGAATCTGGAATAGGGCCAAGCAACTCGGCAAGGTCTTCAGTCCGTCATCAGGGTTCACCTTCCCGAACGGTGCGATCCGCGCCCCGGACGCCTCGTGGATCCGTCGCGAACGATGGGAGGCCCTCGATCCGCGCGAGCGGAAGCGGTTCTCGCACATCGCCCCCGACTTCGTCGCCGAGATCCGCTCCCCCAGCGACGGCCTCCCCGATCTCCAGGCCAAGATGGCCGAGTACATCGACCAGGGCGTGCGCCTCGGCTGGCTGATCGACCCGACCACCCAGACCGTCGAGATCCACCGCCCCGGCCGCCCGCCCGAGCGGCTCGAGAAGCCCAACGCTCTCTCCGGCGAGGACGTCCTCCCCGACTTCACTCTCGAACTCGCCGAGATCCTCTACGACTGA